One genomic region from Shewanella aestuarii encodes:
- a CDS encoding histidine phosphatase family protein, with protein sequence MKHLQMVFLRHGHCEGGDIVRGRTDVALSFEGEAQMNQAFNSLPKLPDCVFTSPLQRCQLWSDDIAKQHALPISTLADLQEIDFGDWDGELWQHLYQQYGGQVSAYYANPWDADNTPNNAEPLALFTQRVEQVLLFILQQLSLTKRCEDQSHASSLVVTHGGVIRTVIGLILDMRKSATLYSQLAIPYGALVSVDAYIDDKPLVSLDDISFRLNWPTLSAKIGQH encoded by the coding sequence ATGAAACATCTTCAAATGGTTTTCTTGCGTCATGGCCATTGTGAAGGCGGTGACATAGTGCGAGGTCGAACCGATGTTGCTTTATCATTTGAGGGGGAAGCTCAAATGAATCAAGCTTTTAATAGTCTGCCCAAACTGCCTGATTGTGTATTTACGTCGCCATTACAGCGCTGCCAACTATGGAGTGACGATATCGCAAAACAGCATGCTTTGCCCATATCGACATTAGCCGATTTACAAGAAATTGATTTTGGTGACTGGGATGGTGAGTTATGGCAGCACCTGTATCAGCAATATGGCGGGCAGGTAAGTGCTTATTACGCTAATCCTTGGGATGCAGATAACACGCCAAACAATGCAGAGCCATTGGCATTGTTTACTCAGCGGGTTGAGCAAGTACTCTTATTTATTCTGCAACAGCTGAGTCTTACTAAAAGGTGTGAGGATCAATCACACGCAAGCAGCTTAGTAGTTACCCATGGCGGGGTGATCCGCACTGTTATCGGGTTAATTTTAGATATGAGGAAATCGGCGACATTGTATAGCCAGCTTGCTATACCCTATGGTGCACTCGTTAGTGTTGACGCTTATATAGATGATAAACCACTCGTTTCACTTGATGACATCAGTTTTAGATTGAATTGGCCGACGCTAAGCGCCAAAATAGGCCAGCATTAA
- the metH gene encoding methionine synthase — protein MAKTTHYSQTYQQLSALLKQRIVILDGAMGTMIQDYKLEEADYRGERFKDWHCDVKGNNDLLVLSQPHIIKQIHREYLLAGADIIETNTFNATTIAMADYDMQSLSAEINLEGARVARQAADEIAEQTGQPRYVAGVLGPTNRTCSISPDVNDPGYRNIHFDDLVAAYIESTSALIEGGADIIMVETIFDTLNAKAALFAIETVFDNIGERLPVMISGTITDASGRTLTGQTTEAFYNSLRHIKPLSIGLNCALGPKELRPYVEELSRIAECHVSAHPNAGLPNEFGGYDETPEEMAEVIVDWAAEGMLNIVGGCCGSTPAHISAIRDAVITHAPRSIPDIPVACRLSGLEPLTIDGNSLFVNVGERANVTGSAKFLRLIKEEKFEEALDVVREQVENGAQIIDVNMDEGMLDGAASMTKFLNLIASEPDISRVPIMIDSSKWEVIEAGLKCVQGKSIVNSISMKEGEQAFIEQATLVKRYGAAAIVMAFDEDGQADTRQRKTEICTRAYRLLVDVVGFPPEDIIFDPNIFAIATGIDEHDNYAVDFIESIKDIKATLPYAMISGGVSNVSFSFRGNNPVREAIHAVFLYHAIQAGMDMGIVNAGQLAIYDDIDPELKEKVENVVLNLPCPVADSNNTEQLLDIAEKYRGDGQQVAKKEDLAWRSLSVNERLSHALVKGITEFIDQDTEEARQQAVRPLDVIEGPLMDGMNVVGDLFGSGKMFLPQVVKSARVMKKAVAYLNPYIEAEKVEGQSNGKILMVTVKGDVHDIGKNIVGVVLACNGFEVFDLGVMVSVEKILAAVKEHNIDIIGMSGLITPSLDEMVHNVKTFQREGLTIPAIIGGATCSKIHTAVKIAPHYPHGAIYIADASRAVPMVSKLVSNETRQATIDATYAEYDIMREKRLSQTKRKTIVSIEAARENRCQHDWQNYTPFTPNVLGRQVFDDYPLTDLVERIDWTPFFRSWELHGHFPEILDDKVVGEEARKLYADGKAMLETIIKEKWLTAKAVIGLFPANTVNHDDIELYTDETRTQVEMTTHHLRMQLERVGNDNFCLADFVAPKDSGVADYMGGFAVTAGHGIDEHVARFEANHDDYNAIMLKCLADRLAEAFAERMHERVRKEFWGYAADEQLDNEALIRERYKGIRPAPGYPACPDHTEKGLLWDLLKPDETIGLNITESYAMFPTAAVSGWYFAHPKSRYFGVTNIGRDQVEDYAARKGMSVTEAEKWLAPVLDYDPE, from the coding sequence ATGGCGAAGACGACTCATTACAGTCAAACATATCAGCAGCTTAGTGCTCTTCTCAAACAGCGCATTGTTATTCTTGATGGCGCAATGGGCACCATGATCCAAGACTACAAATTGGAAGAAGCCGATTACCGTGGTGAGCGCTTTAAAGATTGGCATTGCGATGTCAAAGGCAACAACGATTTATTGGTGTTATCACAGCCACACATTATCAAGCAAATTCATCGAGAATACTTGCTGGCCGGTGCCGACATTATTGAAACTAACACCTTTAATGCCACCACAATTGCCATGGCCGACTATGACATGCAGTCGTTATCGGCTGAAATTAACCTTGAAGGCGCCAGAGTCGCCCGCCAAGCTGCCGATGAAATAGCCGAACAAACGGGCCAACCACGCTATGTTGCCGGGGTACTTGGTCCAACCAATCGTACCTGCTCTATCAGCCCAGATGTGAACGATCCTGGTTATCGCAACATTCATTTTGATGACCTAGTGGCTGCTTACATTGAATCCACCAGCGCATTAATTGAAGGCGGTGCAGATATCATTATGGTTGAAACCATTTTTGATACCTTAAATGCCAAAGCCGCTTTATTTGCCATCGAAACCGTGTTTGACAACATTGGCGAACGCCTGCCAGTGATGATTTCGGGCACCATTACCGACGCTTCTGGGCGCACCTTAACAGGCCAAACGACTGAAGCATTTTACAACTCTTTACGCCACATTAAACCATTATCAATCGGCCTAAACTGTGCATTAGGCCCAAAAGAACTGCGCCCTTACGTCGAAGAATTATCTCGCATTGCTGAATGTCATGTATCAGCACACCCCAATGCAGGCCTGCCGAATGAATTTGGCGGTTATGATGAAACGCCAGAAGAAATGGCCGAGGTCATTGTCGACTGGGCAGCGGAAGGCATGCTAAATATTGTTGGCGGTTGTTGTGGAAGCACACCAGCACATATCAGCGCGATTCGCGATGCCGTTATCACCCACGCACCTCGCAGTATTCCTGACATCCCTGTAGCTTGTCGTTTATCAGGACTTGAACCACTAACCATCGATGGTAACTCGCTATTTGTGAATGTTGGCGAGCGCGCTAACGTCACAGGCTCGGCAAAGTTTTTACGCTTAATTAAAGAAGAAAAGTTTGAAGAAGCCTTAGATGTGGTGCGTGAGCAAGTAGAAAACGGCGCACAAATTATCGACGTCAACATGGATGAAGGCATGCTTGATGGCGCAGCGTCGATGACCAAGTTTTTAAACTTGATCGCCTCAGAGCCGGATATTTCCCGAGTACCGATTATGATCGACTCTTCAAAGTGGGAAGTGATAGAAGCTGGGCTAAAATGCGTACAAGGCAAGTCCATCGTAAACTCTATTTCGATGAAAGAAGGCGAACAAGCCTTTATTGAACAAGCCACCTTAGTGAAACGTTATGGCGCAGCAGCCATTGTGATGGCCTTTGACGAAGACGGCCAAGCCGATACCCGCCAACGTAAAACCGAAATTTGTACCCGTGCTTATCGCTTGTTAGTCGATGTCGTTGGTTTTCCGCCAGAAGATATCATCTTCGACCCAAATATTTTTGCCATCGCTACCGGTATTGACGAGCACGACAATTATGCGGTCGACTTTATTGAATCCATTAAAGACATAAAAGCCACCTTGCCTTATGCGATGATTTCAGGTGGCGTATCTAATGTGTCGTTCTCATTTAGAGGCAACAACCCAGTACGAGAAGCCATACACGCGGTATTTTTATATCATGCGATTCAAGCCGGTATGGACATGGGCATAGTTAACGCCGGGCAGTTAGCCATTTATGATGACATTGACCCAGAGTTAAAAGAGAAAGTTGAAAACGTGGTACTTAACCTGCCATGTCCAGTTGCAGATTCAAACAATACCGAACAACTACTCGATATTGCCGAAAAATATCGTGGTGATGGCCAGCAAGTCGCTAAAAAGGAAGATTTAGCATGGCGTAGCCTGTCCGTTAATGAGCGTTTATCCCATGCGCTTGTCAAAGGGATCACCGAATTTATTGACCAAGATACCGAAGAAGCACGCCAACAAGCCGTTCGCCCGTTAGATGTCATTGAAGGGCCATTAATGGATGGCATGAATGTAGTGGGCGACTTATTTGGCTCAGGCAAAATGTTCTTACCGCAAGTGGTGAAATCAGCAAGGGTAATGAAAAAAGCCGTGGCTTATTTAAACCCTTATATTGAAGCAGAAAAAGTGGAAGGCCAATCAAACGGTAAAATTTTAATGGTGACCGTTAAAGGTGATGTACACGATATCGGCAAAAACATTGTGGGTGTTGTACTTGCCTGTAATGGTTTTGAAGTGTTCGATCTTGGCGTTATGGTGTCGGTTGAGAAGATTCTTGCCGCCGTAAAAGAGCACAATATTGATATTATTGGTATGTCTGGGCTTATCACCCCAAGCCTTGATGAAATGGTGCATAACGTGAAAACCTTCCAACGTGAAGGGTTAACCATTCCAGCCATTATTGGCGGTGCCACCTGCTCTAAAATTCATACCGCAGTAAAAATTGCCCCACATTACCCCCATGGTGCGATTTACATCGCTGACGCCTCGCGCGCAGTGCCCATGGTGAGCAAATTAGTTAGCAATGAAACGCGCCAAGCAACCATTGATGCAACTTACGCTGAATACGACATCATGAGAGAAAAACGCCTGTCGCAAACCAAGCGTAAAACCATTGTTTCAATTGAAGCGGCTCGAGAAAACCGTTGCCAACATGACTGGCAAAACTACACCCCATTCACGCCCAACGTACTTGGTCGTCAGGTGTTTGATGATTACCCATTGACGGATTTAGTTGAACGAATTGACTGGACACCGTTTTTCAGAAGCTGGGAATTACATGGTCATTTTCCAGAAATTTTAGATGATAAAGTTGTCGGTGAAGAAGCCCGTAAGCTGTATGCCGATGGTAAAGCCATGCTAGAAACCATTATCAAAGAGAAATGGTTAACTGCCAAAGCTGTTATTGGTTTATTCCCAGCCAATACCGTCAACCATGACGATATTGAACTGTATACCGATGAGACAAGAACCCAAGTCGAAATGACGACCCATCACTTGCGGATGCAACTTGAGCGAGTGGGTAATGACAACTTCTGTTTAGCTGATTTTGTAGCCCCGAAAGACTCTGGTGTTGCTGACTACATGGGTGGCTTTGCGGTTACTGCAGGCCACGGTATTGACGAGCATGTTGCCCGTTTTGAAGCAAACCACGATGACTACAACGCCATCATGCTTAAATGCCTTGCTGACCGATTAGCTGAAGCCTTTGCTGAGCGCATGCACGAGCGAGTTCGTAAAGAGTTTTGGGGTTATGCTGCTGATGAGCAGCTAGATAACGAGGCCTTAATTCGTGAACGCTATAAAGGTATTCGCCCTGCACCGGGTTATCCAGCCTGCCCAGATCATACCGAAAAAGGCTTACTGTGGGATTTATTAAAACCCGATGAAACCATTGGTTTAAATATTACCGAAAGCTACGCCATGTTCCCAACCGCTGCTGTATCAGGTTGGTATTTTGCTCACCCTAAATCACGTTACTTTGGCGTGACCAATATTGGCCGCGATCAAGTAGAAGACTATGCCGCACGTAAAGGCATGAGCGTGACCGAAGCAGAAAAGTGGTTAGCGCCAGTGTTGGATTACGACCCAGAGTAA
- a CDS encoding tetratricopeptide repeat-containing diguanylate cyclase — MLFVVLSGISPSAIGDQTENETRADEILLQLLEGLIPLEDDIQQAIAELATLIHPDDTERQKRYVRTYCWYQKNSTPELLQQGIRYADNQIILYSDPFPSEILADLYLCRGWFKDMASDPDGAFGDVNKGIEYAYKIDNPRLIADGRNIRGRMYSFKGNYSAALEDFITAQQLYESLNSPYWEAYNLSDIASTYSRFGDPASALKYQMKLEQYYIDSGQLFNANDINYQIAISFHKLKNYQQAIERLKKSQQYWLDEGHQINAELMSIEVAGSMIMLGQFNQAKLRLLQAKTHINDSLPNVMGHLYFYLAQVMVHENNLQQALVYFTKAKQAYQTSQNDVRISETLLLQSEVLAGLNRWQESFHTQADYIALHHQMDEKILDERNAEMQARFDTEQVISENELLIEAAKIKDAQFAIMQRNENMQIIIIILSCIILIFVSIFAYKQILTKRTFKRLALTDYLTNLSNRRDTYERGNDFLKQAAADNQPFSVISFDADYFKAVNDSLGHEVGDHVLIKLAELAANTMRETDLVGRVGGEEFLVLLPNTNKDTAIFIAQRLITTVAHHDWSSIAPELKQTISAGVASFTHEQSFESLLIKADEALYLAKSAGRNCVKAA, encoded by the coding sequence ATGCTTTTTGTCGTCCTAAGTGGTATCAGTCCAAGCGCTATTGGTGACCAAACTGAAAATGAAACTCGCGCTGATGAAATTTTGTTGCAATTACTTGAAGGCCTTATTCCTTTAGAAGATGATATTCAGCAAGCGATTGCTGAATTAGCAACATTAATCCACCCTGATGATACAGAAAGGCAAAAACGTTATGTACGAACTTATTGCTGGTATCAAAAAAACTCGACCCCAGAGCTGCTTCAGCAAGGTATCCGTTACGCTGATAACCAAATCATCCTTTATTCAGATCCGTTTCCATCAGAGATTTTAGCGGATTTATACCTGTGTCGAGGTTGGTTTAAAGACATGGCTTCTGATCCTGATGGTGCTTTTGGGGATGTCAATAAAGGGATTGAGTATGCCTATAAAATCGATAACCCTCGTCTAATTGCCGATGGTCGTAACATTCGTGGCAGAATGTATTCTTTCAAAGGCAATTACAGTGCCGCATTAGAAGATTTTATCACCGCCCAACAGTTATACGAGTCATTAAACTCTCCTTATTGGGAAGCCTATAATTTAAGTGATATTGCTTCGACTTATAGTCGCTTTGGCGATCCCGCTTCCGCGTTAAAGTATCAAATGAAGCTAGAGCAATATTATATTGATTCGGGGCAATTATTTAATGCTAATGACATTAATTATCAAATAGCTATTTCATTCCATAAGCTTAAAAATTATCAGCAAGCCATTGAGCGTCTTAAAAAAAGTCAACAATATTGGTTAGATGAGGGGCATCAAATCAATGCTGAGCTTATGTCTATTGAGGTGGCAGGTAGCATGATTATGCTTGGGCAATTTAATCAAGCTAAACTCCGTTTATTACAAGCTAAAACTCACATCAATGACAGTTTACCTAATGTGATGGGGCACTTATATTTTTATCTTGCACAAGTGATGGTGCATGAAAATAATCTGCAACAAGCTTTGGTCTATTTCACTAAAGCAAAACAAGCCTATCAGACGAGTCAAAATGATGTAAGGATCAGTGAAACGTTATTACTACAAAGTGAAGTGTTAGCTGGGTTAAACCGTTGGCAAGAGTCATTTCATACTCAAGCTGATTATATTGCGCTGCATCATCAAATGGATGAAAAAATCCTTGATGAACGTAATGCTGAAATGCAAGCACGTTTTGATACAGAGCAAGTTATCTCTGAAAATGAATTGCTCATAGAGGCCGCTAAAATCAAAGATGCGCAATTCGCTATTATGCAGCGCAATGAAAACATGCAGATCATTATTATTATTTTAAGCTGCATTATTTTAATTTTTGTTTCTATTTTTGCTTATAAGCAAATTCTCACCAAACGGACTTTTAAACGTCTTGCATTAACAGATTACCTCACTAACCTTTCTAATCGACGTGATACTTATGAGCGTGGAAATGATTTTCTTAAGCAAGCCGCTGCCGATAACCAACCATTTTCAGTTATTTCGTTTGATGCCGACTACTTTAAAGCTGTTAATGATTCACTTGGCCATGAAGTGGGCGATCATGTGCTGATTAAACTGGCGGAGTTAGCGGCAAATACAATGCGTGAAACTGACCTTGTTGGTCGGGTGGGTGGCGAAGAATTTTTAGTGTTGCTTCCGAATACCAATAAAGATACTGCCATATTCATTGCGCAGCGTTTAATTACCACTGTCGCGCATCACGATTGGTCAAGTATTGCACCTGAATTAAAGCAAACCATTAGTGCGGGTGTTGCCTCGTTTACGCATGAGCAATCATTTGAGTCGTTGCTGATTAAAGCCGATGAAGCGTTATACCTAGCAAAATCAGCAGGGCGTAATTGTGTTAAAGCGGCTTGA
- a CDS encoding helix-turn-helix domain-containing protein, producing the protein MYKHKREFKLTVSKRHLSGESPIQLAKEFKIHPRLVKYWSQVYSIHQFEAFRDGHEYQTADAKFSALNLMWTNQWSISHTSAVLNLSSPGILYMWEKHYISDGINGLRSKTKGRPKMKLRSNSQAQKSDDQKSIEELKEELAYLRAENAVLKKLEELEQQKRQQTKKKR; encoded by the coding sequence ATGTATAAGCATAAACGAGAATTCAAATTAACTGTTTCAAAACGTCATTTATCTGGTGAGTCACCTATTCAACTAGCTAAAGAGTTTAAAATACATCCTAGGCTGGTCAAATACTGGAGTCAGGTATACTCCATTCATCAATTTGAGGCCTTTCGTGACGGGCATGAATATCAGACTGCAGATGCAAAGTTCTCTGCATTAAATCTGATGTGGACAAATCAATGGTCAATCAGCCACACTAGCGCTGTCTTAAATTTGTCTAGCCCAGGCATCTTATATATGTGGGAAAAACACTATATCTCTGATGGCATAAACGGCTTGCGCTCAAAAACTAAAGGTCGGCCAAAAATGAAACTTCGCTCAAATTCACAAGCCCAAAAATCTGATGACCAGAAGAGCATTGAAGAGTTAAAAGAAGAGCTTGCCTACCTTCGAGCGGAGAACGCTGTTTTAAAAAAGTTAGAGGAGCTGGAACAGCAAAAACGTCAACAAACAAAGAAAAAGCGTTGA
- a CDS encoding IS3 family transposase, translating into MIVLALKNEYSLKHLLNAVELPRSVFYYQKKSLGKPVPYQEERKLISDIYHEHKGRYGYRRVHLELRKTYKMNKKTVQRLMLELGLKSTVRPKKYSSYKGEQGQVAPNVLKRDFNADKPDEKWVTDVTEFKVKGQKVYLSPVIDTFNQEVVAYRVEKHVRLTLVTGMLEDSLAKLDSRSKPIVHSDQGWQYRHSKYKKMLKDAGLTQSMSRKGNCLDNAVAENFFALLKTEMYHGRQFESANELISAIKEYITYYNQKRIKVKLKGLTPVEYRNQALKEAA; encoded by the coding sequence TTGATAGTTCTGGCTCTAAAAAATGAGTATTCCCTTAAGCACTTACTTAACGCTGTAGAGCTACCTAGAAGCGTGTTCTATTACCAAAAAAAGTCATTAGGTAAACCGGTCCCTTATCAAGAGGAGCGGAAGCTCATTAGTGATATTTACCATGAACATAAAGGGCGATATGGCTACCGTAGAGTGCACTTAGAGTTGCGTAAAACGTACAAAATGAATAAGAAAACAGTACAGAGATTAATGCTTGAGCTAGGCTTGAAATCCACGGTTAGGCCTAAAAAGTATAGCTCTTACAAAGGTGAGCAAGGCCAAGTAGCACCTAACGTTTTAAAGCGTGACTTCAACGCCGACAAGCCCGATGAAAAATGGGTAACCGATGTTACAGAGTTCAAAGTAAAGGGGCAAAAAGTCTATTTATCACCTGTAATAGATACGTTCAATCAAGAAGTTGTCGCTTATCGAGTTGAAAAGCATGTTCGTTTAACATTGGTCACTGGCATGTTAGAAGATTCATTGGCAAAGCTTGATAGTCGGTCAAAGCCAATCGTTCATAGTGATCAAGGTTGGCAATATCGCCATAGCAAATACAAGAAAATGTTGAAAGATGCAGGATTAACTCAAAGCATGTCGAGAAAAGGGAACTGTCTAGACAATGCAGTAGCAGAGAACTTCTTCGCTTTACTTAAAACAGAAATGTATCATGGACGTCAATTTGAAAGCGCAAATGAGCTAATTAGCGCAATCAAAGAATACATAACGTATTACAACCAAAAGAGAATTAAGGTTAAACTAAAAGGCCTAACTCCGGTTGAGTACCGAAATCAGGCCTTAAAAGAAGCCGCTTAA
- a CDS encoding acetyl-CoA hydrolase/transferase family protein → MKPIICNTALEAISLIEDGETLWTHSMGATPKVLLDALAVHALTKQNLTLLQLHTECAESLSDPRLKQHIRHRCFFGGLPTRLLLQQGDADYVPIFLSEVPKLFRSGEQPIDTAIIQVSPPDQHGICSLGISVEATLAACQMAKKIIAHINPQMPRTHGDGFIHYHKFAAVYEQSVPLPQHPLAASDATSLAIGQHVAKLVRDGDCLQMGIGAIPDAVLSCLTDHKDLGVHTELFSDGVLNLVELGVINNSRKKVHPGKLVTGFALGSQRLYDYVNDNPSVIFMDIEQVNDTAIIRKNPNVMAINSALQVDISGQICADSLGTRIYSGVGGQMDFIRGAGLSEGGRSVIALPSTAAKGTVSRIATVLSPGAGVVTTRAHVHYIVTEYGIANLRGKSLRERARALIDIAHPDFRDLLCQETFDMWGLKV, encoded by the coding sequence ATGAAACCAATTATTTGTAACACTGCATTAGAGGCCATTTCATTAATTGAAGACGGTGAAACGTTATGGACTCACTCTATGGGCGCAACCCCTAAAGTATTACTTGATGCGTTAGCTGTGCATGCGCTAACTAAGCAAAATTTAACCTTGCTGCAATTACATACTGAATGCGCAGAATCACTGAGCGATCCACGTTTAAAGCAACATATTCGTCATCGTTGTTTTTTTGGTGGCTTGCCCACAAGGTTGCTGTTACAGCAAGGTGATGCTGATTATGTGCCTATCTTTTTATCTGAAGTACCTAAACTATTTCGTTCAGGAGAACAGCCTATTGATACTGCTATTATTCAAGTATCACCGCCAGATCAGCATGGTATTTGTTCATTAGGCATATCGGTAGAAGCTACCCTTGCTGCCTGTCAAATGGCGAAAAAAATAATTGCACATATCAACCCGCAAATGCCACGCACTCATGGTGATGGCTTTATTCATTATCATAAATTTGCCGCAGTGTATGAGCAAAGTGTGCCATTACCCCAGCATCCACTGGCAGCAAGTGACGCCACTAGCTTGGCGATTGGTCAACATGTGGCAAAACTAGTACGAGATGGTGACTGTTTGCAAATGGGCATAGGTGCAATTCCTGATGCTGTGTTGTCTTGTTTGACTGATCATAAAGATTTAGGCGTACATACCGAGCTATTTTCAGACGGTGTGCTTAATCTGGTTGAGCTTGGGGTGATTAATAACAGCCGTAAAAAAGTGCATCCGGGTAAATTGGTGACGGGGTTCGCCTTGGGTAGTCAGCGACTTTACGATTATGTAAATGACAATCCATCAGTCATTTTTATGGACATAGAGCAAGTTAATGATACGGCTATTATTCGTAAGAATCCTAATGTGATGGCGATAAACTCGGCATTACAGGTGGATATTTCTGGACAAATTTGTGCTGACTCATTGGGGACGCGAATTTATTCAGGGGTGGGCGGGCAAATGGACTTTATTCGTGGAGCAGGGTTATCTGAGGGCGGCCGCTCAGTGATTGCATTGCCAAGTACTGCAGCTAAAGGTACGGTTTCAAGGATCGCCACCGTTTTGTCACCTGGTGCTGGGGTTGTTACTACCCGTGCCCATGTGCATTACATCGTCACCGAATATGGCATAGCTAATCTGCGGGGTAAATCGTTACGAGAACGTGCTCGTGCCTTAATCGATATTGCTCATCCTGACTTTAGAGATCTGCTTTGCCAAGAAACTTTTGATATGTGGGGGCTGAAGGTTTAG
- a CDS encoding GGDEF domain-containing protein, whose amino-acid sequence MLLNDPLAMIDISAFFSKDNPFLQFTIDTLPVPIFYKDINGIYLGCNKAFEDFIKISREDLVGASVYDLFAKDLADIYQSADKALFDNPGVQIYEVEIRNNEGEPVFVKFHKTSFVDLQGNVAGLIGVIFDITEQKKLEATLINNATFDVLTGCYNRREGIALAVKNINLAINGDIQYGVMMIDVDHFKRVNDQHGHGVGDKALQHIADLFSQIKGQDDTVIRWGGEEFLILVKAPIELANFKQQLLQQANVLRETLANTPLVIDQLSLSLTISCGVSHFQGQTLRELINQADTFLYMAKNNGRNQVCSEYLCE is encoded by the coding sequence ATGTTATTGAATGATCCCTTAGCCATGATTGATATATCGGCATTTTTTTCCAAGGATAATCCCTTTTTGCAATTTACGATTGATACCTTGCCTGTGCCGATTTTTTACAAAGATATCAACGGCATTTACTTAGGTTGTAATAAAGCATTTGAAGATTTCATCAAAATATCCCGAGAAGACTTGGTAGGGGCCAGTGTTTATGACTTGTTTGCAAAAGATTTGGCCGATATTTATCAAAGTGCCGATAAGGCATTATTTGATAATCCTGGTGTGCAAATTTATGAGGTTGAAATTCGCAATAATGAAGGTGAACCTGTCTTTGTCAAATTTCATAAAACCAGCTTTGTTGATCTGCAAGGTAATGTCGCTGGGTTAATAGGAGTGATATTTGACATCACCGAGCAAAAAAAGTTAGAAGCCACATTGATAAATAATGCGACGTTTGATGTGCTGACGGGGTGTTATAACCGCCGTGAAGGCATTGCGCTAGCGGTAAAGAATATCAATTTAGCCATTAATGGCGATATACAATATGGGGTGATGATGATTGATGTTGATCATTTTAAACGGGTCAATGATCAGCATGGTCATGGCGTTGGCGACAAAGCATTGCAGCATATTGCCGACCTATTTAGCCAGATAAAAGGGCAAGACGATACCGTGATACGCTGGGGTGGGGAAGAGTTTCTTATTTTAGTTAAAGCACCAATTGAGCTTGCCAACTTTAAACAACAACTCCTGCAGCAGGCAAATGTGCTAAGAGAAACATTAGCTAATACGCCACTGGTTATTGATCAATTGTCGCTCTCGCTGACCATTAGTTGCGGTGTTAGCCATTTTCAAGGTCAAACCCTACGAGAGTTAATTAATCAAGCCGATACCTTTTTGTATATGGCAAAAAATAACGGACGCAATCAGGTGTGCAGTGAATACCTGTGCGAGTAA